One genomic region from Paroceanicella profunda encodes:
- a CDS encoding proton-translocating transhydrogenase family protein, giving the protein MEKTLEDLALRLAELSAQVAELSTHAATGMPQAAEAASDAALHGGASPFVYLFSAFVLACFVGYYVVWSVTPALHTPLMSVTNAVSSVIVVGALIAVGVDLDIASGWTRVFGFIATVLAAVNIFGGFLVTERMLAMYKKKG; this is encoded by the coding sequence ATGGAAAAGACCCTCGAAGACCTCGCACTCCGGCTGGCCGAGCTTTCGGCCCAGGTCGCCGAGCTGTCGACCCATGCCGCCACCGGGATGCCCCAGGCCGCGGAGGCCGCCTCCGACGCGGCCCTGCACGGCGGGGCCTCGCCCTTCGTCTACCTGTTCTCGGCCTTCGTGCTGGCCTGTTTCGTGGGCTATTACGTGGTCTGGTCGGTGACACCGGCGCTGCACACGCCGCTGATGTCGGTCACCAACGCCGTCTCCTCGGTGATCGTGGTCGGCGCACTCATCGCGGTGGGCGTGGACCTCGACATCGCCTCGGGCTGGACCCGGGTCTTCGGCTTCATCGCGACGGTGCTCGCGGCGGTGAACATCTTCGGCGGCTTCCTCGTCACCGAACGCATGCTCGCCATGTACAAGAAGAAAGGCTGA
- a CDS encoding Re/Si-specific NAD(P)(+) transhydrogenase subunit alpha: protein MKIAIPKETRDHETRVAAVPETVKKFIKLGAEVVVQSGAGLTASVPDAEYEAAGATVAKTYAQTLKGADVILKIQAPTEAELKSLAKGQKLFCSMQPYTLPEIMAGCAERGVDAFAMEFMPRITRAQSMDVLSSQSNLAGYRAVIEGAAAYGRAMPQMMTAAGTVAPAKVFVMGVGVAGLQAIATARRLGAIVTATDVRPATEEQVQSLGAKFIAVKNEEFEQAQTSGGYAKEMSDDYKKQQAELVAGHIAKQDIVVTTALIPGRKAPILVTSAMVASMRPGSIIVDLAVEQGGNVEGVVLGENVVTDNGVTLLGLPNIPGRMAADSSALYSRNHYNFLSPFFGEGGFALDPEDELVKGIQLTKDGEIIHPNFAKKEDA, encoded by the coding sequence ATGAAAATCGCGATTCCGAAGGAAACGCGCGATCACGAGACGCGCGTTGCCGCTGTCCCCGAGACAGTGAAGAAATTCATCAAGCTGGGCGCCGAGGTGGTGGTCCAGTCCGGCGCCGGGCTCACTGCCAGCGTTCCGGATGCGGAGTACGAAGCCGCCGGGGCGACCGTCGCGAAAACCTATGCGCAGACCCTCAAGGGCGCCGACGTGATCCTGAAGATCCAGGCGCCCACCGAAGCCGAGCTGAAGTCGCTCGCCAAGGGGCAGAAGCTGTTCTGCTCCATGCAGCCCTACACCCTGCCGGAAATCATGGCCGGCTGCGCCGAGCGCGGCGTGGACGCCTTCGCCATGGAATTCATGCCGCGCATCACCCGCGCGCAGTCCATGGACGTGCTCTCCTCGCAGTCCAACCTTGCCGGCTACCGCGCCGTGATCGAGGGGGCGGCCGCCTACGGCCGCGCCATGCCGCAGATGATGACGGCCGCCGGCACCGTGGCCCCGGCCAAGGTGTTCGTGATGGGCGTCGGCGTGGCCGGCCTGCAGGCCATCGCCACCGCCCGGCGCCTCGGCGCCATCGTGACCGCGACGGACGTGCGCCCGGCCACGGAGGAGCAGGTCCAGTCCCTCGGCGCGAAGTTCATCGCGGTGAAGAACGAGGAATTCGAACAGGCACAGACCTCCGGCGGCTATGCCAAGGAAATGTCCGACGACTACAAGAAGCAGCAGGCGGAACTCGTCGCCGGCCACATCGCCAAGCAGGACATCGTGGTCACCACCGCGCTGATCCCCGGCCGCAAGGCACCGATCCTGGTCACCAGCGCCATGGTGGCCTCCATGCGCCCCGGCTCGATCATCGTGGATCTCGCCGTGGAACAGGGCGGCAACGTGGAAGGCGTGGTCCTCGGAGAGAATGTCGTCACCGACAACGGTGTCACCCTCCTCGGCCTGCCGAACATCCCCGGCCGCATGGCTGCCGACAGTTCTGCACTCTACTCCCGCAATCATTACAATTTCCTTTCGCCCTTCTTCGGCGAGGGCGGCTTCGCCCTCGACCCCGAGGACGAGCTGGTGAAGGGCATCCAGCTCACGAAGGACGGTGAGATCATCCACCCGAACTTCGCGAAGAAGGAGGACGCGTGA
- a CDS encoding NAD(P)(+) transhydrogenase (Re/Si-specific) subunit beta, with protein MANFAAFAYLVAGVLFILALRGLSHPTTSRRGNRYGMIGMALAILTTLVVYPPQDFGGWVLVLLALAIGGGAGAWLARTIEMTKMPQLVAFFHSLVGLAAVFVAAGALYSPEAYGIGVPGAIHTQSIIEMSLGVAIGAITFTGSVIAFAKLDGRMSGAPIMIGGRHLINIALAVALLVLVILLITTQLTFWFWAIIVLAMVLGVLLIIPIGGADMPVVVSMLNSYSGWAAAGIGFTLGNTALIITGALVGASGAILSYIMCKGMNRSFISVILGGFGADAGEAAGGPAGEQKPVKRGSADDAAFIMQNAGSVIIVPGYGMAVAQAQHALREMADKLKAHGVEVKYAIHPVAGRMPGHMNVLLAEANVPYDEVFELEDINSEFSRTDVAFVIGANDVTNPSAKTDKSSPIYGMPVLDVEKAKTVLFVKRSLGSGYAGVDNPLFFQDNTMMLLADAKKICEDIVKAME; from the coding sequence ATGGCAAACTTCGCAGCATTCGCCTACCTCGTCGCGGGGGTGCTCTTCATCCTCGCGCTTCGCGGTCTCTCCCACCCCACAACCTCGCGCCGGGGCAACCGCTACGGCATGATCGGCATGGCGCTGGCCATCCTCACCACGCTGGTCGTCTACCCGCCGCAGGATTTCGGCGGCTGGGTGCTGGTGCTCCTGGCGCTGGCCATCGGCGGCGGCGCGGGCGCCTGGCTGGCCCGCACCATCGAGATGACCAAGATGCCCCAGCTGGTGGCGTTCTTCCACAGCCTCGTGGGCCTCGCGGCGGTGTTCGTGGCCGCCGGTGCGCTCTACTCGCCGGAGGCCTACGGCATCGGCGTGCCGGGTGCGATCCACACCCAGTCGATCATCGAGATGTCGCTGGGCGTGGCCATCGGCGCCATCACCTTCACCGGCTCGGTCATCGCCTTCGCCAAGCTCGACGGGCGCATGTCCGGCGCGCCGATCATGATCGGCGGGCGGCACCTCATCAACATCGCCCTCGCCGTGGCGCTGCTGGTGCTGGTGATCCTGCTCATCACCACCCAGCTCACCTTCTGGTTCTGGGCGATCATCGTGCTGGCCATGGTGCTGGGCGTGCTGCTCATCATCCCGATCGGCGGGGCGGACATGCCCGTCGTCGTCTCGATGCTGAACTCCTACTCCGGCTGGGCGGCGGCGGGCATCGGCTTCACGCTGGGCAATACCGCGCTCATCATCACCGGCGCGCTGGTCGGCGCCTCGGGCGCCATCCTGTCCTACATCATGTGCAAGGGCATGAACCGCTCCTTCATCTCGGTGATCCTGGGCGGCTTCGGCGCCGACGCGGGTGAGGCTGCCGGCGGTCCGGCGGGCGAGCAGAAGCCGGTCAAGCGCGGCTCCGCCGACGATGCCGCCTTCATCATGCAGAATGCCGGGTCGGTCATCATCGTGCCGGGCTACGGCATGGCGGTGGCCCAGGCCCAGCACGCCCTGCGCGAGATGGCCGACAAGCTGAAGGCGCATGGCGTGGAGGTGAAATACGCCATCCACCCGGTGGCGGGCCGCATGCCCGGCCACATGAACGTGCTCCTCGCCGAGGCCAACGTGCCCTATGACGAGGTGTTCGAGCTGGAGGACATCAACTCCGAGTTCTCCCGCACCGACGTGGCCTTCGTGATCGGCGCCAACGACGTGACCAACCCCTCGGCCAAGACCGACAAGAGCTCGCCGATCTACGGCATGCCGGTTCTGGACGTGGAGAAGGCGAAGACGGTGCTCTTCGTGAAGCGCTCGCTGGGCTCGGGCTATGCGGGTGTCGACAACCCGCTGTTCTTCCAGGACAACACGATGATGCTGCTCGCCGACGCGAAGAAGATCTGCGAGGACATCGTGAAGGCGATGGAGTGA
- a CDS encoding aa3-type cytochrome c oxidase subunit IV yields MAEHTDGQSAGGMDIAEQQRTYGAFVKGITWLAGASAVILIFLALFNS; encoded by the coding sequence ATGGCGGAACACACAGACGGCCAGAGCGCCGGTGGGATGGACATTGCTGAGCAGCAGCGCACTTACGGCGCCTTCGTGAAGGGCATCACCTGGCTGGCCGGCGCGTCGGCGGTGATCCTCATCTTCCTGGCGCTGTTCAACTCCTGA
- a CDS encoding FAD-binding oxidoreductase — MSQSAPRALNDASPAFLEHLEARVGPGILRPAGAADLEEPRGRYHGRAGAVALPRDTEGVAAIVCACAEARVGIVPRAGGTGLVAGQVMPEGPLPLLLSVERLSAVRDASPADNALTVEAGVTLAGVQEAAEAVNRLFPLSLGSEGSCRIGGNLATNAGGVQVLRYGNARDLCLGIEAVLPDGSVLHGLRRLRKDNTGYDLRNLLIGSEGSLGIITAASLRLFPRPADTATAWVATPSPAAAARILQRALDRLGEAVSGFELIHRTGLDFLAEHMPDLRPPLAEGTWFALIEASGGAGAQVQDGLEAALAEAFEAGDATDAVLASSLAQRQAMWQIRETIPEANRAVGAIASHDISLPLSAIPEFIDEGLARLHALDASMRVNCFGHLGDGNLHYNVFPAAGRDRADYDALRARVTETVHDLVHAREGSVSAEHGIGRLKVDDLVRYGDPAKLAAMRAIKQALDPVGIMNPGALLA, encoded by the coding sequence ATGTCCCAGTCCGCGCCCCGGGCCCTGAATGACGCCAGCCCTGCCTTCCTCGAGCATCTCGAGGCACGCGTCGGCCCCGGCATCCTGCGCCCCGCCGGCGCCGCCGACCTGGAGGAGCCGCGCGGGCGCTACCACGGCCGGGCCGGCGCCGTCGCCCTGCCGCGCGACACCGAAGGCGTGGCGGCCATCGTCTGCGCCTGCGCCGAGGCGCGGGTGGGCATCGTGCCGCGGGCCGGGGGCACCGGGCTGGTGGCCGGGCAGGTGATGCCCGAGGGGCCCCTGCCGCTCCTGCTCAGCGTCGAGCGTCTCTCGGCCGTGCGGGATGCCTCGCCCGCCGACAACGCCCTCACCGTGGAAGCCGGCGTCACCCTCGCCGGCGTGCAGGAGGCGGCGGAGGCGGTGAACCGGCTGTTCCCGCTCTCGCTCGGCTCCGAAGGCAGCTGCCGCATCGGCGGGAACCTCGCCACCAACGCCGGCGGCGTGCAGGTGCTGCGCTACGGCAACGCCCGCGACCTGTGCCTCGGCATCGAGGCGGTGCTGCCGGACGGCTCGGTGCTGCACGGCCTGCGCCGCCTGCGCAAGGACAACACCGGCTACGACCTGCGCAACCTGCTGATCGGCTCCGAGGGCAGCCTGGGGATCATCACCGCCGCCAGCCTGCGGCTGTTCCCCCGCCCCGCGGACACCGCCACCGCCTGGGTGGCCACGCCCTCCCCCGCCGCCGCCGCCCGCATCCTGCAGCGCGCGCTGGACAGGCTGGGCGAGGCGGTGAGCGGCTTCGAGCTCATCCACCGCACCGGGCTGGACTTCCTCGCCGAGCACATGCCCGACCTGCGGCCGCCGCTGGCCGAGGGCACCTGGTTCGCGCTGATCGAGGCCTCGGGCGGCGCCGGCGCGCAGGTGCAGGACGGATTGGAAGCGGCGCTGGCCGAGGCCTTCGAGGCCGGCGACGCCACCGACGCCGTTCTGGCCAGCTCCCTCGCCCAGCGCCAGGCGATGTGGCAGATCCGCGAGACCATCCCGGAGGCGAACCGCGCCGTGGGCGCCATCGCCTCGCACGACATCTCGCTGCCGCTCTCCGCCATCCCGGAGTTCATCGACGAGGGGCTGGCCCGCCTTCACGCGCTGGACGCCTCGATGCGGGTGAACTGCTTCGGCCACCTGGGCGACGGCAACCTGCATTACAATGTCTTCCCCGCCGCGGGCCGCGACCGCGCCGACTACGACGCCCTGCGCGCCCGCGTCACCGAGACCGTGCATGACCTCGTTCACGCCCGGGAGGGCTCGGTGAGCGCCGAGCACGGCATCGGCCGGCTGAAGGTGGATGACCTGGTGCGGTACGGAGACCCGGCGAAGCTCGCCGCCATGCGCGCGATCAAGCAGGCGCTGGACCCTGTGGGCATCATGAACCCGGGCGCGCTGCTCGCCTGA
- a CDS encoding MBL fold metallo-hydrolase encodes MNVCTREGQAPRIAHLTETAPAEGEVYEIAPGLLWARMALPMALDHVNVYALEDPDGWTLVDTGFDTARTRAVWERLLAGPLGGRPVRRVLVTHHHPDHIGLAGWFQTVHGAELLTTRIAWLTARMLTLDEQPVPSPESLAFYHAAGMDAERLEARRSMRPFNFADMVTPLPAGYTRIGEGDRLRLGGRDWLVRTGDGHAPEHATLWEETDSAPLLLSGDQVLPGISSNLGVHVTEPGANPVEEWIASCVRFAGLARADHLVLPGHRLPFRGLGLRLRQLIDNHHTALERLTEHLRTPRSAPECFVILFRRTIDDSTYGLALGEALGHLNALEARGLARRETGPDGVWRWTAIPAPDLPAGAS; translated from the coding sequence GTGAATGTCTGTACCAGGGAGGGGCAGGCGCCCCGCATCGCGCACCTGACCGAAACCGCCCCGGCGGAGGGGGAGGTCTATGAAATTGCCCCGGGCCTGCTCTGGGCCCGGATGGCGCTGCCCATGGCGCTCGACCACGTGAATGTCTACGCGCTGGAGGACCCGGACGGCTGGACCCTCGTGGACACCGGCTTCGACACCGCCCGCACCCGCGCGGTGTGGGAGCGCCTGCTCGCCGGCCCGCTGGGCGGGCGCCCGGTGCGCAGGGTGCTCGTCACCCATCACCACCCGGACCACATCGGCCTCGCCGGCTGGTTCCAGACCGTGCATGGCGCGGAACTGCTCACCACGCGCATCGCCTGGCTCACCGCGCGGATGCTCACCCTGGACGAGCAGCCGGTGCCCAGCCCGGAAAGCCTCGCCTTCTACCATGCCGCCGGAATGGACGCGGAGCGGCTGGAGGCCCGGCGCAGCATGCGCCCGTTCAACTTCGCCGACATGGTGACGCCGCTGCCCGCCGGCTACACCCGCATCGGCGAGGGAGACCGGCTGCGCCTCGGCGGCCGCGACTGGCTGGTGCGCACCGGCGACGGCCACGCCCCGGAACATGCCACGCTCTGGGAGGAGACGGACAGCGCGCCGCTGCTGCTCTCCGGAGACCAGGTGCTGCCCGGCATCTCCTCCAACCTCGGGGTTCATGTCACCGAGCCGGGCGCGAACCCGGTGGAGGAGTGGATCGCCTCCTGCGTGCGCTTCGCCGGGCTTGCGCGCGCCGACCACCTGGTGCTGCCCGGTCACCGGCTGCCGTTCCGCGGCCTGGGCCTGCGCCTGCGCCAGCTTATCGACAATCACCACACCGCGCTGGAGCGGCTGACGGAGCACCTGCGCACGCCGCGCAGCGCGCCGGAGTGCTTCGTGATCCTGTTCCGCCGCACGATCGACGACAGCACCTACGGCCTCGCCCTGGGCGAGGCGCTGGGGCACCTCAACGCGCTGGAGGCCCGGGGCCTGGCGCGCCGCGAGACCGGGCCGGACGGCGTCTGGCGCTGGACGGCCATCCCCGCGCCGGACCTGCCCGCCGGAGCCTCCTGA
- a CDS encoding acyl-CoA dehydrogenase: MAYRPPVEEIIASMRVIGADRLTATDLFAEATQETVEAILAEAAKLAAEVLAPLQRAGDLQGARLENGVVRSSPGYMQGYAAIRDGGWVGITADPEHGGMGLPLTLATAVGEMMSGACVALALNPLLTQGQIEALTHHASEEIRALYLPRLVSGEWTGTMNLTEAQAGSDVGALRAVAVPNGDGTYAVSGQKIFITWGDHDLTPNIVHLVLARLPDGPKGTKGISLFLVPKYIPDAEGNPGPANSLRALSLEHKLGMHGSATAVMEFDGATGWLVGAPHDGMAAMFTMMNAARIGVGVQGLGVAEAAMQKALAYALDRRQGRSLIEGGTGSIIDHADVRRMAMTMRALTATARALCLDTAFSHDMARAAAEPAAWEARCAFLTPICKAFGTDVGREVSDLGIQIHGGMGFIEETGAAQYWRDVRVAAIYEGTNGIQAMDLVARKLMDGGAAARGLLEEVAGTVADAREAEPALTVALETARAELARATDWLLDAPLNDRFAGASPYLRAFALVLGGHYLLRGARLMPGDARQIALARFHIRQLLAQVPSLCATVCEGAAPLYALDAEALAS; the protein is encoded by the coding sequence ATGGCCTATCGCCCGCCCGTGGAGGAGATCATCGCGAGCATGCGCGTCATCGGTGCCGACCGGCTGACCGCGACCGACCTGTTCGCCGAGGCGACGCAAGAGACCGTGGAGGCGATTCTCGCCGAGGCCGCGAAGCTGGCCGCCGAGGTGCTCGCGCCGCTGCAGCGCGCGGGAGACCTGCAGGGCGCGCGGCTGGAGAACGGCGTCGTACGCTCCTCCCCCGGATATATGCAGGGCTATGCCGCGATCCGCGACGGCGGCTGGGTGGGGATCACGGCCGACCCGGAGCACGGCGGAATGGGCCTGCCGCTCACCCTCGCCACGGCGGTGGGGGAGATGATGTCCGGCGCCTGCGTGGCGCTCGCGCTGAACCCGCTGCTCACCCAGGGCCAGATCGAGGCGCTCACGCATCACGCCTCCGAGGAGATCCGCGCGCTCTACCTGCCCCGGCTCGTCTCCGGCGAATGGACCGGCACGATGAACCTCACCGAGGCGCAGGCCGGCTCCGACGTGGGCGCCCTGCGCGCCGTCGCCGTGCCGAACGGCGACGGCACCTACGCGGTGAGCGGTCAGAAGATCTTCATCACCTGGGGCGACCATGACCTGACGCCCAACATCGTGCACCTGGTGCTGGCGCGCCTGCCGGACGGGCCGAAGGGCACCAAGGGGATCTCGCTGTTCCTGGTGCCGAAATACATTCCGGACGCGGAGGGGAACCCCGGCCCGGCCAACAGCCTGCGCGCGCTCAGCCTGGAGCACAAGCTGGGCATGCACGGCTCCGCCACGGCGGTGATGGAGTTCGACGGCGCCACCGGCTGGCTGGTGGGCGCCCCGCATGACGGCATGGCGGCGATGTTTACCATGATGAACGCGGCGCGCATCGGCGTGGGCGTGCAGGGGCTGGGCGTGGCGGAAGCCGCGATGCAGAAGGCCCTCGCCTACGCGCTGGACCGCCGGCAAGGCCGGAGCCTGATCGAGGGCGGCACGGGAAGCATCATCGACCATGCCGACGTACGCCGCATGGCGATGACCATGCGCGCGCTCACCGCGACGGCCCGGGCCCTGTGCCTCGACACCGCCTTCAGCCACGACATGGCCCGCGCGGCGGCGGAGCCCGCGGCCTGGGAGGCACGCTGCGCCTTCCTCACCCCGATCTGCAAGGCCTTCGGCACCGACGTGGGCCGGGAGGTCTCCGACCTGGGCATCCAGATCCACGGCGGCATGGGGTTCATCGAGGAAACCGGCGCGGCGCAATACTGGCGCGACGTGCGGGTGGCCGCGATCTACGAGGGCACCAACGGCATCCAGGCCATGGACCTCGTGGCGCGCAAGCTGATGGACGGGGGGGCCGCGGCGCGCGGCCTGCTGGAGGAGGTGGCCGGCACCGTGGCCGATGCGCGGGAGGCCGAACCCGCCCTGACCGTCGCGCTGGAGACCGCCCGCGCCGAGCTGGCCCGGGCCACGGACTGGCTGCTGGACGCGCCGCTCAACGACCGCTTCGCCGGGGCAAGCCCCTACCTGCGCGCCTTCGCGCTGGTGCTGGGCGGCCACTACCTGCTGCGCGGCGCCCGGCTGATGCCCGGCGACGCCCGGCAGATCGCGCTTGCCCGCTTCCACATCCGCCAGCTTCTGGCGCAGGTGCCGTCGCTCTGCGCCACGGTCTGCGAGGGGGCCGCGCCGCTCTACGCGCTGGACGCGGAGGCCCTCGCCTCGTGA
- a CDS encoding L-threonylcarbamoyladenylate synthase: MTSTAEGETERLAADSAGIARAAALLRAGALVSFATETVYGLGADASDDHAVAAIYAAKARPQFNPLIVHFPDRGAAETIAEFPPLARLLAERFWPGPLTLVLPRRAGAPLSELVTAGLPSVAVRVPAHPLARRLLSETGRGIAAPSANPSGRISPTTAGHVLDGLGGRIAAVLDGGPCPVGVESTIVDVSDPGRPAVILREGGLAREEIAAVLAAAGAPALGVGGRESAGAPVAPGQLASHYAPAASLRLDAAAPEAGEAWLGFGPDPVLPAGPALNLSPRGDLTEAAANLFSHMRRLDAAAGPQGRIAAAPVPETGLGRAINDRLRRAAAPREG, encoded by the coding sequence ATGACCAGCACCGCCGAGGGCGAGACCGAGCGCCTCGCCGCCGACAGCGCCGGCATCGCCCGCGCCGCCGCCCTGCTGCGCGCGGGCGCCCTCGTCTCCTTCGCCACGGAGACCGTCTACGGCCTGGGCGCCGATGCCTCCGACGACCATGCCGTGGCCGCGATCTACGCCGCCAAGGCCCGGCCGCAGTTCAACCCGCTCATCGTGCATTTCCCCGATCGCGGCGCGGCGGAGACCATCGCGGAGTTTCCGCCACTGGCCCGCCTGCTGGCCGAGCGCTTCTGGCCCGGCCCCCTCACCCTGGTGCTGCCGCGGCGCGCGGGCGCCCCGCTGTCCGAGCTGGTCACCGCCGGCCTGCCCAGCGTGGCGGTGCGCGTGCCGGCCCACCCGCTCGCCCGGCGCCTGCTCTCCGAGACCGGACGCGGCATCGCCGCGCCCTCGGCCAACCCCTCCGGCCGCATCAGCCCCACCACCGCCGGCCATGTGCTGGACGGGCTGGGCGGGCGCATCGCCGCGGTGCTGGACGGCGGGCCCTGCCCCGTCGGCGTGGAATCGACCATCGTCGACGTGTCGGACCCGGGCCGCCCGGCCGTGATCCTGCGCGAGGGCGGCCTCGCCCGGGAGGAGATCGCCGCCGTCCTCGCCGCGGCAGGCGCCCCGGCGCTCGGGGTGGGCGGGCGGGAGAGCGCCGGGGCGCCTGTCGCCCCCGGCCAGCTTGCGAGCCATTACGCCCCCGCGGCATCGCTGCGCCTCGACGCCGCCGCCCCGGAGGCCGGCGAGGCCTGGCTCGGCTTCGGCCCCGACCCGGTGCTGCCCGCAGGTCCCGCCCTCAACCTCTCCCCGCGGGGCGATCTCACCGAGGCCGCCGCCAACCTCTTCTCCCACATGCGCCGCCTCGACGCCGCCGCCGGTCCGCAAGGCCGCATCGCCGCCGCCCCGGTGCCGGAAACCGGCCTCGGACGCGCGATCAACGACCGCCTGCGCCGCGCCGCCGCCCCGCGCGAGGGCTGA